The Saccharothrix variisporea genome has a segment encoding these proteins:
- a CDS encoding PadR family transcriptional regulator, translating into MSIGHTLLGLLEKGPRHGYDLKKAYDERFGQDRPLHYGQVYTTLSRLLRNGLVEEAGVEAGDGPERKRYAITDAGVTDVEQWLTTPEKPEPYLQNTLYAKVVLALLSGRSADDVLDVQRSAHLRTMRELTRRKADGDLADQLICDHALFHLEADLRWLELTAARLGTLSEVVR; encoded by the coding sequence ATGTCGATCGGACACACCCTGCTGGGCCTGCTGGAAAAAGGTCCACGGCACGGTTACGACCTGAAGAAGGCCTACGACGAGCGCTTCGGCCAGGACCGGCCGCTGCACTACGGGCAGGTCTACACGACCCTCTCCCGGCTGCTGCGCAACGGACTCGTCGAGGAGGCCGGGGTGGAGGCCGGTGACGGGCCGGAGCGCAAGCGGTACGCCATCACCGATGCGGGGGTCACCGACGTGGAGCAGTGGCTGACCACGCCGGAGAAGCCCGAGCCCTACCTCCAGAACACCCTGTACGCCAAGGTCGTGCTCGCCCTGCTGTCCGGTCGCAGCGCGGACGACGTGCTGGACGTCCAGCGGTCCGCGCACCTGCGCACCATGCGCGAGCTGACCCGGCGCAAGGCCGACGGCGACCTGGCCGACCAGCTCATCTGCGATCACGCGCTGTTCCACCTGGAGGCCGACCTGCGGTGGCTGGAGCTCACGGCCGCGCGCCTGGGCACGCTGTCGGAGGTGGTCCGGTGA
- a CDS encoding ABC transporter ATP-binding protein, giving the protein MSALLEAVGLRKSFGPTPALDGAGLSVHPGEVVAVMGPSGSGKSTLLHCLAGILTPDAGVVRYRDVELSAMADGERSELRRTDFGFVFQFGQLVPELSCLENVALPLRLGGVKRKEAESRARSWLERLEVADVADKRPGETSGGQGQRVAVARALVTGPRVVFADEPTGALDSLNGERVMQLLTAAAKETGAAVVLVTHEARVAAYSDREVVVRDGRSREVEPVR; this is encoded by the coding sequence GTGAGCGCGTTGCTGGAGGCCGTGGGCCTGCGCAAGTCGTTCGGGCCGACGCCGGCGCTGGACGGGGCCGGGCTGAGCGTGCACCCGGGCGAGGTGGTGGCCGTGATGGGTCCCTCCGGGTCGGGCAAGTCGACGCTGCTGCACTGCCTGGCGGGCATCCTCACGCCGGACGCGGGCGTGGTGCGGTACCGGGACGTCGAGCTGAGCGCGATGGCCGACGGCGAGCGCAGCGAGCTGCGGCGCACGGACTTCGGGTTCGTGTTCCAGTTCGGCCAGCTCGTGCCGGAGCTGAGCTGCCTGGAGAACGTGGCGCTGCCGCTGCGGTTGGGCGGGGTCAAGCGCAAGGAGGCCGAGTCGCGGGCGCGGTCCTGGCTGGAGCGGCTGGAGGTGGCCGACGTGGCCGACAAGCGGCCCGGCGAGACCTCCGGCGGGCAGGGGCAGCGGGTGGCCGTGGCGCGGGCGCTGGTCACCGGGCCGCGGGTGGTGTTCGCCGACGAGCCGACCGGGGCGCTCGACTCGTTGAACGGCGAGCGCGTGATGCAGCTGCTCACCGCCGCGGCGAAGGAGACCGGCGCGGCGGTCGTGCTGGTCACGCACGAGGCCCGGGTCGCCGCGTACTCCGACCGCGAGGTCGTGGTGCGCGACGGCCGGTCGCGGGAAGTCGAGCCGGTCCGATGA